The DNA region GGCAACACCACTGGCAGACCCAGAATGGACCTGATTGCTCACTGTCTCAGAGACGCCCACCCCAATGGCAGGTGGTTGCAGAGCTCAGGAAAGAACTGGAAGGAGTGAAGGCTCTTCTGAAACAGGAGAAAGATCTGAGCAAGGCAGAGCGGGAGAGATACACCATCAGCAAGTCAAAGATCCAGGAGGTAGAAGAAAGGTTGAGGGTGGAGCAAGAAGAGAGACTCCAATGTGACCAGGAGATCAGGATGCTCAAACAAAAACTCCAGGAAACAACCTGTAGTGAACCAAAGCAGCAAGAAACTCTGCAATCTGAAAAAGAGGCCCTGCTGGAAAAGATTAAGGTCATGCAGAAAGACACCTTCAGCAAGGACATCAAGACCGCTAAGCAGACCATGGCCTTAAAGTACCAGCTGGAAGAAGTAACACTAAGCAGGCAACACCTCTTCTCCAAACTGGAAGAACAGGAGGAGGCCAATCTGGGGCTGCAGAAGGAGTTAAGAGACtccaaaaagaaaaggcagcacCATAAAATGATGGCTGACAACCTCAGGAGAGAAATGGAGGAAATCAGGCATCAGCATCTGGAGTCAGCCAACAAGGACCGGATGCTGGTAGAGAGACTGACAGAGGACAAAGAGTCACTGGAGCAGGAGGTGAAGGTCTTCAAAGAAGAGGTAGAGGAGATCAATTGTGCACTgcagaaggaggtggaggagctccaaaaagacaaagagcacCACACATTGAGGGCTGACTGCCTtcagaaagagctggaggaagtCAGTCAACTGTGCACCACCAGTGAGGAGATCACTTCCTGGAGGAAGGCTGAGAAGATCTGCACTTCAGAAAGCCGCCAGAGGAGGCAGCTCGTCTCCAAActggagagacaggaggagacgATTTACTCTCTGaagaagaaggtggaggagctccaaaaagacaaagagaaccAAAAGTTGAGGGCTGACCGCCTTCAGGAAGAGCTGGAGGAAGACAGTCCACCGTGTCCTACCAGAGAGGACATCACTATGTTGAGGAGGGCTGAGAAGATCTGCGCCTCAGAAAGCCGCCGGCACCAATACAAGCGGCAGAGGAGGCAGAACCTGGACCCAAAGTGACAGCAccagcccctcctcctccccaccttTCCACCTCCAAActccccccaacacacacaggctgtaacAGGCCTGGCAGCACAGGGGAACACATCAAGTCCTAACAGACAGGAATCCACTGGTACCTGTCTGTCAGGACTCTTCATGTTCCCACTGTGTctatgtgggtttttttctccgggtgctccggttcaTCCCACACCAAAAATTTggaaataattacaataaaaagTTTGAGCATTCATTTTTTCTGTGTAGTTGTATTTCTGTAGAGCGATGTGAAGTGATTGACTTTCAATCCAGTTGTTTGCACACTGGATGTGTTCATCACATTTCTCagatatcttttatttatcatttctaAATCTGATGcctgttttaaaaactgatttgaCTCATTTTGATGGTTTTATGTGTTTAaatgcctgtctgtctgtctgtcttattCCTTATGATTCATTCTGTCCAGTAGTTGAAGTTTTattccagcagggggcgccaaagtcAAAGTAAAGGAGCTCACCCTCATGTCCAGTTCAAACTGCAGACTTACCACAGGTGATTTGTTAAACACAAATATTCTTCCCACATATACAATGGGCTGCATGTGGCGTAGTGGGTAAAGCGCGTGCACCATGTGgctgaggctgtggtcctccaggcgatCGGCCCAGGCtcgagtccgacctgtgtctccttttccctctttctcactcttgctctctctctctctctctctctctctctctctctcccgctctctctcttacaattcaattcaattagcTTATTATTATTGGcatgaatgtgtaaaatatattgCCAAAGCAAATTATATTTTCTATAGGGGGTCGAACAGGAAAGCTTCACGAGTCCCTTTTATTAATCCATCTGAAGCAATCTTAAAATATCTGAGAAATCTATTAAAGGCGTTTCAACTTCTACTTCatcaacacaaaacatgaaGTTAGTTTAAATAACAAACACTAAAACTGATAAATACAAGAATGCATCAAATGGTAAAAGTTCaaccgtttaaaaaaaaacacatcagtcacaagtagaaaacagaaaaatgcaacaaactGGGTCATTAGAATTAAGTACAGGTACTATAATTAGAACAAAAGAGCCAAAAATACACATGGTGTAACtgaaaggtccaatcagtgagatgtgtagtgagtgaaatgataaaggtatcttactatatgatcagacattaaagaaacatgccatgttgaagtgctggcttctctgacaacaatgcagcagccaatATGTCCTCCTtttaactttagattctggtcctgaatgaagtgattgtacccgacctaaaaagcctctgcatgtttctaataagctccacgagcagaaacgtgcacaaactaggatcaatattggagatgcttttgaaaaatggagagaggttagaacacagaaaggtttacagacccatgcagagctggataaacactgaagcttcagtgtccaccacatggtgacctgtgtgagcatccactctagagagggggggggggagagacagctctctacaatgtttagaatttagactacagtacccattttaaacactaggggtcagagttacatactgttcctttaatattataaaatattaaacaaaacaaagtgaaacatcGTGTTTgcaaaaacaataagaaaacaatttactaaagaagaaaaagtccACCAGAAATTACAAGCTATGACGTCTGCACACATTAAGCCTTAACTTGGAAAACTTTGTTTCCAATTCGACTGTATCCTCTACGTTTGTACTGTAACAGCCGATAAGTCTTTTTGAAGGCAGGGAGGAGCAGATGGCATCTATCACACAGGAGAAACATGAGAGTACAGTTTGTTCAGTTCAATCTTTGAAAAGTGTAATACATGTATGACCtttagctcatgtctccatcACATTTTTCTGATGAGTCTATGAGCAGGACACTTATGGTGCATTCATTTTACCTCTCGAATGTAGACATTTTACTGTTGCAAGTAGGCAACAAGTCGGACAAGAAACATGGAtgcctccaggagtaccttttgttagctaatacctGACGATAACGACACACTACGTCAGGGGTCTCCCACAGGCACCTCTCCGTTTCTTAAAACTTTGCTTTGCTTCCTGCAGAAATCGCCCAGATCATCTTCACTAAATGCATTGTGCTTCTTCTAGAAATGTCTCTAAACATTAGCCTGCTTTTCCTTCTTTCACATTTCTGGCAACAGATTGCTCAAGCCTACAAAAAGGTCAAAACACAGGGACAGGACAAACTCTGAGCGCCGCTGAGGATATGACACACATATGAAGAAATCTAGgctaaaacaaatatattagcCTAATAATTTAAAGAAGGGCCACACATCTTTAACTCTAAAGAGaatgtaaaacactttgaatcaacaatgattaaaaaaaatattaagattttcttttttgggggcacgctggtggcgcaatggttaggctGGTATTGAGGCTCTCGTCTCGAGTGGTAGGCctgggttcacttccacccgtggcccctttctgcatgtcattccccactctctccctggtttctgactttATCTACTGTCCTCtttctgcattaaaggcacgaaaagcccaaaataaatcttccaaaaaaatattttcttttttggcaaAGCCACAGGGAGGCGCAAAAAGCCACGGGTTGCCGACCCCCGCTATAATCAAACCttccaaacaaaacaatctgcCAATTTagatttcctttaaaaaataaagttttttataGAATGACAAATCCAGctccaacacacaaacagttaaCCGCCTTAGTTTGATTATATTTTTATGATTGCATTTAATCTAACATTGCACAGGTTTTTACCCTGAAGGATTACACACATATTGATGTTGTACTCATCActatattttagtttttgagTTACCCAACCGGCGGAGGATGACACTTCCTGATTGGTGCAAAGGGCGTGGCTAAAAGCTTGTGAACATCTTTATCCTGCAGAGTGCTTATTGAAGCCGAGCCAGAatctccagtgttgaaaaataaaactgaactgttcctgcagggggcgctggagtcccatcgatggtggtctccatgctggaaatgctgtctcagtctaactttcagtcaacctaacgacaggctgagagctggagctgaggcgggttttaaacctcctgacaaactgttacaccacGCCAAACCTGTcgatcaggtcagctacacacctaactatggacacatgtattgttttcaaaatcaatcattttttaaattcacccCCCgaacagtgtgtgccagtgatgacaataactaatcagaccttttagtttttttgtacaaggatgtaaacgtgtttatttctgctgcaaaaactgcttttttgcaCCTCATGTGTATGTAACTTGTGTTATGTCACCTGcaaccagcctctagtggacactcgaggaactgcatgattttacacttcagctaaaattgtttttatttttcaagaccggagttTGCTGCTTGGTTGAATCTTAAATGCTCGGGCAgccattttttgtttctttttaattaacAGGCAAAGATTAGAATGATGCagtgttgtcatggaaacagaatgtttgaaaaaaaataaaccaatcaAAGGAATTCCAGAACTCTGGATCCTCAAAGGAAGTTAGAATCTTCATATCCAACCTCAAGTAAAGGGCAAGAAAGCACAGACTCTCAACAGTTCACGGATTGATTCAGAGACTACAACAGTTCACAGATCTGATCTGAGACATTGTCTttataaagacaacaaacaactcAACATCCAAGACACTGATTCAACTAAGAACAGCAATGGAACAATCCCAGAGCTGGGGAGATATCATGGAGAAGGAGATGGGAGATGAGGAGGTTGGAGCTGGGGAGTTTAAATACCCCATGCAAGGAGCCAACTGCTGGAACCGCcgccaaaacaacaacaggcagCGTCCTACTCAGCCAGAAGGTCAGACTTTCCACcgaaggagggaggaggcctACGGGCAACACCACTGGCAGACCCAGAATGGACCTGATCGCTCACTGCCTCAGAGACGCCCACCCCAATGGCAGGTGGTTGCAGAGCTCAGGAAAGAACTGGAAGGAGTGAAGGCTCTTCTGAAACAGGAGAAAGATCTGAGCAAGGCAGAGCGGGAGAGATACACCATCAGCAAGTCAAAGATCCAGGAGGTAGAAGAAAGGTTGAGGGTGGAGCAAGAAGAGAGACTCCAATGTGACCAGGAGATCAGGATGCTCAAACAAAAACTCCAGGAAACAACCTGTAGTGAACCAAAGCAGCAAGAAACTCTGCAATCTGAAAAAGAGGCCCTGCTGGAAAAGATTAAGGTCATGCAGAAAGACACCTTCAGCAAGGACATCAAGACCGCTAAGCAGACCATGGCCTTAAAGTACCAGCTGGAAGAAGTAACACTAAGCAGGCAACACCTCTTCTCCAAACTGGAAGAACAGGAGGAGGCCAATCTGGGGCTGCAGAAGGAGTTAAGAGACtccaaaaagaaaaggcagcacCATAAAATGATGGCTGACAACCTCAGGAGAGAAATGGAGGAAATCAGGCATCAGCATCTGGAGTCAGCCAACAAGGACCGGATGCTGGTAGAGAGACTGACAGAGGACAAAGAGTCACTGGAGCAGGAGGTGAAGGTCTTCAAAGAAGAGGTAGAGGAGATCAATTGTGCACTgcagaaggaggtggag from Labrus bergylta chromosome 6, fLabBer1.1, whole genome shotgun sequence includes:
- the LOC136179497 gene encoding golgin subfamily A member 6-like protein 26 is translated as MEQSQSWGDIMEKEMGDEEVGAGEFKYPMQGANCWNRRQNNNRQRPTQPEGQTFHRRREEAYGQHHWQTQNGPDRSLPQRRPPQWQVVAELRKELEGVKALLKQEKDLSKAERERYTISKSKIQEVEERLRVEQEERLQCDQEIRMLKQKLQETTCSEPKQQETLQSEKEALLEKIKVMQKDTFSKDIKTAKQTMALKYQLEEVTLSRQHLFSKLEEQEEANLGLQKELRDSKKKRQHHKMMADNLRREMEEIRHQHLESANKDRMLVERLTEDKESLEQEVKVFKEEVEEINCALQKEVEELQKDKEHHTLRADCLQKELEEVSQLCTTSEEITSWRKAEKICTSESRQRRQLVSKLERQEETIYSLKKKVEELQKDKENQKLRADRLQEELEEDSPPCPTREDITMLRRAEKICASESRRHQYKRQRRQNLDPK